GCGCTTTTGCCACACCCCAATGTGGGAGTTCTCAGTATCAAGCCTCAAACACGTCATGGACGGAGATGGTGCTTTGCCGCACTTTCGAAGCTTGGCGTGCAGGATTGCAGATAGACCATTGGGTGGAGCAGCAGCATTAGTACTAGTTGGGGAATGTTCAGAGGATTTTGGGTCTCCGTTTGGGGTTTGAGATATTGGAAAATTTGTTTTAGCGTTGCGGCCACTCATCAAGATTGCAGCTTGATCATAAGCTCGAGCTGCCTCTTCTGCCGTTTCAAATGTGCCTAGCCAGATTCTCCTTTTCCTGCACATGTATTTATATATCATTTCACAATAACATCGACTAGAaaaaggagagggagagagagagcaaaagaaagaagaagcatTTGTTTATAATGAGACAATTTAGATAACATCTTGTAGTTCGTAGAGCTTACAGTAAAGGGTGTCGAATTTCAGATACCCAAGAACCCCAATGACGCTGCCTGACTCCTCTGAACTTCTTTGATTGCACCATGTTGgtgggagagagagaaagaaagaatgATTTAGCTGGGACTGAGGAAAGTACAGAAATGCAGAGAGAAGAGTGAAGTACATAAAGAGATTCAGAGAAGAAGATATAGAGAGGGGAGGAGGAATGGAAGGGTAAAGCTAATTCAATCGTACATAATTGTCGGCGAAATAAACGGTTTGTACTAGGCAAGCTCTCATACCTATGAACCTTTCTTATGCCCTTTCACATTAAACCTTTACCTACCCAATTAGTGGCTAGCTGGGCATTCCCTGGCTACTGTATTTTCTACCTTTGATGAATTCCATGCATAAAAATCCATCCGAGGATAAAAGGTAAAGACATTGAAACCGATGGGACTTGTCTTCACTTCAATCATCTCTCTCTCCCCCTCTTAGTAAGTTGTATGTAACGTGCTTGACGAAAGGCCTTACCCAGAGGTAGTTAAAAATTCATTAAGACCTAGTTGACACTTTGATCCAGCGTTGGACCACCTTTGACTGTGATATCTCACTTTACCTTTTCCATTCTAGTCTTGCATTACATTGACTGCCACTTGGCTCTGCTTCTTGTTGGTATATACATACTTATACATCATAGGAGGAATATGCCTTCCTATTCTCTATGTGTGGTCatttatatatttatcatttttagTTTTTGTTCGTTTCCAGAAAAACATTTtcctaaaaattatattttacatttttagcatttaaagtgctaagaaaaataatttaataaaaaatattttacaaatttaaaagaaaaattaaactatttttaagaaaaatgaatttctcttttattaaagtttgaaaacactAATGATacatatacatattattacttttacattacaataaaataattaaaatatattttcatgaaaattatttttttagaaaataatttaacAAACGAAGCCAATtagtatatataatattttaagatAAACTATAATTTAGTCTTTAAGATTTGCTTAAATTATGACTTAGTCCATATAGTTttaaaactaaataatttaatcctGACATTTTAATAAACTTATAAATTAACACTTACTATTAGAATTTCAATTAAGTTACCATTAATTCTAGCAAAAATAACCAAAATACTTTTAACTCTATTTTTACTATGACAACAATTTAGCCCCTAATGTTTTATTTTATAGACAATTTAGTCTTTGATGCTTTATTTAATAGACAATTTTGTACCTAAGATTTGATTAAACCTATAACTTAATCCCTATACTtttaatactaaaaaaaaaatttagtctaTGATATTTTAATAAACCTATAAGTTAGTACCTGTCGTTAGAATTACCATTAAATTTgacgaaaattatttttttttctataaaataaaACCTCAGGAATTAAATTGTTTTCAAATTGAATATATAATTGAAGATATTGCAGTCATATTTTTCTAGAattaattgtgatttaaagaaAATTCTAACGAAAGGGACTAACTTATAGACTTATTAAAGTGTTAAGGTCTAAATTATAGGTTTAAGCAAATCTCCGAGACTAAATAATAGTTTACTCTATATTTTAAATAtactatatataattatttaaatataaaatttaaattaattgactattttattaataaaataaaatcttagagATTTAATTGTTTCAAATTGAAAGCATAATTAAaggaatttaattgaaaataaaattaaag
Above is a genomic segment from Hevea brasiliensis isolate MT/VB/25A 57/8 chromosome 17, ASM3005281v1, whole genome shotgun sequence containing:
- the LOC110654815 gene encoding ethylene-responsive transcription factor WIN1, translating into MVQSKKFRGVRQRHWGSWVSEIRHPLLKRRIWLGTFETAEEAARAYDQAAILMSGRNAKTNFPISQTPNGDPKSSEHSPTSTNAAAPPNGLSAILHAKLRKCGKAPSPSMTCLRLDTENSHIGVWQKRAGQRSDSNWVMTVQLGKRDNQVSDGTLPLAESSGTLPGPELRTEMDEEERIALQMIEELLNRNCPSPPLGDQDGDDDGSFYL